A region of the Epinephelus fuscoguttatus linkage group LG13, E.fuscoguttatus.final_Chr_v1 genome:
GCTTCTCTGGTATGATGAATCCTGAGATGGAGGGACCCCCAAGGCCTGGAATGGGCTGGCCTGACGACATGCCTCCCAGGATGGGGGATGCACGTGGCTTCCCTGGTGGACCTGGGGGAATGTTTGCTGGTCCAGGGGGTCGTGGTGAGCGTTTTCCAAATCCTCAGTCAGTTCAAGAAGCGATGTTTCACCAAGGTATGGGTGGAGAGAAGGGCCTCCCTCCAGGGATGATGATGGACATGCAAAGGATGATGGGGCACCAAAGAGGTGGAATGGAACCTGGTAATGGCATGGGCATGTTTCCCAGAATGCCTGGTGATGGTCCTATGAGTCCATCCTCTAGGCTCCAGGGAATGGGGGGAAGGGAAATGGGGCCTGAGTTTGGCATGGGACCCGGCCCTGGACCAGGACCTCATATGCACCCTTCAAAGCTACGAGATCCCTCCATGAATATGAGTCCTGACGAGATCATGAGAatgagaggaggtggaggaccTCCAATGGAGAACATGGGTCCACAAGGCCGGCCCATGCAGGGTCCCCCTTTCCCTGAGCAGGCACAGCCAGGAGACTTTCCTATGGGGCCTGGGCGGCCCTTCCCAGGGGGTCCTGGAGGAATGAGGGGTCCACATGCAGACCAAGCTTTTGGTCCAGAGCACAGATCTACACCGACAGGAGGTAACGGCCGTATGAACCACCTCCCCCCTTCTGGTGGCCCTTCACAAGGTCAGAGGGGCCGCAAGCCAGCAGATCTGAATGTCCAAGCAGGAGGGGGGAACTCTCCCAGTATCAACCCACTTAAGTCCCCACCTCTGAGACAAGTGCAGTCCCCCATGATGGGTTCGCCCTCTGGAAACCTTAAATCCCCTCAGACACCGTCCCAGCTGGCTGGTATGCTCACTGGTCCCACAGGCCCCAGTGCCCCTCCACCTCCGCCAGCTTCAGCACCAATGAAGTCTCCCCACTCCATGATGGGATCAGCTGGTGCCTCTCCTGTTCATATGAGGTCTCCTTCTCTTCCAAACCCCTCTCCAGGATGGGCATCCTCACCAAAACCACCCATGCAGAGTCCTGGAGTACCACCTCAGGGTGGCAAGCCTCCGCTTAGTATCACTTCACCAAACATGATGGGGAGCATGGAGCAAGGTAAAACAGTCTCTTCTACTTTTTGTTTTCAACAGCACCTGGTTTGCTTTATTTTCCATCCCCTTTTTTTCAGTGTATCGTTATATATTATAAATCACATCAGTGAATAGCAGGCTGTCTTTTGTAAATGGTTTGGTGTTgaattttatttgcatttttagtTATTGATCATTAATATCACATGTTAAATATCTAACGTCACTCTCCTTTTGAAATAGGAAGTCACAAAattgaaaaatgcaaataaaatagATCTGGAGGCTATTTATCAAATGCATGTCTCATTCAAGTTAACACATCTGTGTGAGGGGTGGGGTTGTGTGGGTGATGGTTCAGTGGCTCCCTCTTGTGGCCACAGAATTTAGATCTCATGAGCCCCAAGTACCACACACTGTTGCTGCATAacttcacagataaaaaaaacaatctgccAGAGAATTAAAAGTCTCAACTGGTAAGATTCATCATCTCTTTGTCATGTCCTCTCTTTCTCATCACGCCGTCCTCTAGGTGGTAACGGCCctccctcagctcctccttCATCAGGGGCTCCATCTGGCTCCATGTCCCTCCCAGGCAACGTCCCGTCTGGCAGTCCGTACACCATACCCCCTGAGCCAACTCTATCCCAGAACCCTCTCTCCATCATGATGTCACGCATGTCCAAGTTTGCAATGCCCAGCTCCACCCCACTCTACCATGATGCCATAAAGACTGTTGCCAGTTCTGATGACGACTCGCCCCCTGCCCGCTCCCCTAACCTGCCGTCAGTAAACAATAATGGTAAGCCATCTGAAAtatcttttgtttgttgtttaattttttatttccaaTTCCACCCACCTCGGGCCATATTTATATTAATCCTCATTTGATCTGCTTCACAAGTGTGTGTACTGAATATATAATCACTCCTTTTTGTCTTGCACACACAGGTATGGCAATGAATCATCAAGGCAATCCACGTATGATGGGACCTGGAAACGCCGGACCcatgtctgccctcagccctcTGGGTATGAATCCAATGGGATCCCAGCCCCTCTCCCATGGTATGCCCCCACAGATGCCCTCTCCCAATGCCCCTAATATGGGCCCAGGCATGATGCCTCATGGCATGATGATACCACCAAATCCCCAAGACCCTGGTATGGGGAACCCCCAAATGATGCCCCAGGGACGCATGGGTTACCCTCACCGAAGCCAGGCATACCCCCTCACCCAGTCCCCCTCCCAGCAAGGCCCTTTCTCCCCGCACAACGGTCCTGGCCCCCAAGGTTTCCCTGGCCATCCCATGGGCTTCCAGGGAGAAGGAGGACCTATGGGAGGACGAATGGGGAACATGCCTCATGGGGGAGGGGGTGATGGGGGTATGTGCAAGCCTAATACCCCTGGAGGGCCAGAGTTCAACAACATGCAAGGTGGATTCAGTGAAGCAGATCTTCATGAGGTGATGCGACCAGGAGCATCTGGCATTCCTGAGTTTGACCTGTCCAGGATAATCCCATCAGAGAAGCCCAGCCAGACTCTGTCTTACTTCCCCCGAGGTGGGGGAGACAACCCTGGGGGGAAACCACCACACCCTTCTGGCTTCCCCATGCAGGGCATGATGGGCGACGGTCCACCGAGGATGGGGATGTCCATGCAGGGGATGGGGGGGATGCCAGGGGGGCCTGGTGGGGGAATGGGCCCCCAAGACATGCCAATGGGCAACCCTGGCCACAACTCGATGCGGCCACCAGGATTCATGGGCCAAGGCATGATGGGCCCCCAGCACCGGATGATGTCTCCTGGGGGTCCGGGAGGGATGATGCAGGGGAGACAAATGGCCCACCCAGGCCCTGGCGGCTCACctaacatgatgatgtcactgcaggGCATGGGCGGCCCCCCACAGCAGACAATGATGATGGGGGGTCAGATGAGGCCACGTGACATGGACATGGGGTTCAGTCCGGGCCCTGGAATGTTCTAATCCAACAGAAACCTTGTATGTAGAATGTTCTTGGACAATACACAAGGATGGAGTAAAGGTGATGTTGTGTGGAGAGTGTTCAGAAAACTCTGATGGACTCAAGTAAAGGAAGTATAATACGAGAGAGAGGATGTACCTAGAAACGGACAGAGTGGAGCTAACCAGTCACCTAGTAATGTCCTGTGGGAACTATTCCAGTGGAGACTCGGACAGGCCCAGATTGGAGTACTTTTGCCACAAGAACATTTAATTTTAACTCATGAACTTCAGAATGTATGGGATTGTTGTGCATCAATTTCGCAAAAActgttcttgtgttttttgattATCTGACTATAAAGATGAATTTCAACATCAAAGAGGAATCAACCTAACTCAAAGTCAGCGTGGAGATGCTACAGTATATGTCtacttttttcaaatttaaaaaaaacaaaatttgtcATGAAATGGTATGGAACAAGAGAAAGGAATAAGAAGAATTTGTGCTTTGTGAAGACTTTAGTGGAACTCCATCTTGTCTCTCGCTCCATTGTTTTGACTGTTTCTGTACAGTATATACGTGTgggagtgcgtgtgtgtgcttgacaggctgtatgtttgtgtggtatgtatgtatgtgtctgtatgtataGGCATTCTATCAGTGACCTCTCAACTCCTCTTACCCAACTTTCATTGGGGGAGGAATGCCCCCTAAAAATACTGTACTGTTTACCATTGGTGGGCTATTCGAATTTTAGTCTATTTTAATTTCCTTTGTAACTCCAGTGTATAACAAACCAAACTATGACCTCATTAAGATAATAGTATTATTAAAAAAGCACAAACATGGAC
Encoded here:
- the bcl9 gene encoding B-cell CLL/lymphoma 9 protein, which translates into the protein MLEVQEERPAAAGTAATHFNKKERGKKEREEAKDGRGNLSNIGNPVPGSRNVRAKAPLTHTGSPHQLITSPCSVVLGAPSMHSNRLKNSPSTNTQSPKPKTEAMVRSPPVMSPSTATQMDSKMPNQGKPGSTGSQSQPSPCDPKTLGSKGAPNVAGGMGLKNGQGLTSGPSSKVKVKRERSTSVESFEQPESGTPTSEEKDSSRVKRMCVAERRQPYSGADWCSGGESDEDDKGFFNCNSSDVKPQDSVTHSTSNAGLSRSSTPSHNTLGGQGSTTEPASGQKPGTKLVYVFTTEMANKAADAVLTGHTENIIAFHMKNISNSKDKAHLLLNNAASTLRNDSKPPPQPPSHAQDQSHQPGSKPSLPGMAEPAPSQPSNQGTPSGVLPQEGSSSAGMESKNLPGSSPSNTTAPVDQAPVTQPEAGLNPPPAGEGGQGGGSGGAGLTPQQQQQQQQLAQELLNMEANTEGLSQEQLEHRQRSLQTLRDIQRMLFPDDRDAPPAGPPQSHSGPHDGGPDGAPRRSEQGPLQAMMAQSQSLGPPGGPGGPRPQGPPFGPPHGPRDMPPFPQDEMGAHMGGPGGCGDGDQMTPEQVAWLKLQQEFYEEKRKKQEMQHRPLPPDMMMHPHGPRGMMRGPPPPYQMGPGEMWGGPGGPPEHYQERMGMGPGPRGMPPHMQRMPGFSGMMNPEMEGPPRPGMGWPDDMPPRMGDARGFPGGPGGMFAGPGGRGERFPNPQSVQEAMFHQGMGGEKGLPPGMMMDMQRMMGHQRGGMEPGNGMGMFPRMPGDGPMSPSSRLQGMGGREMGPEFGMGPGPGPGPHMHPSKLRDPSMNMSPDEIMRMRGGGGPPMENMGPQGRPMQGPPFPEQAQPGDFPMGPGRPFPGGPGGMRGPHADQAFGPEHRSTPTGGNGRMNHLPPSGGPSQGQRGRKPADLNVQAGGGNSPSINPLKSPPLRQVQSPMMGSPSGNLKSPQTPSQLAGMLTGPTGPSAPPPPPASAPMKSPHSMMGSAGASPVHMRSPSLPNPSPGWASSPKPPMQSPGVPPQGGKPPLSITSPNMMGSMEQGGNGPPSAPPSSGAPSGSMSLPGNVPSGSPYTIPPEPTLSQNPLSIMMSRMSKFAMPSSTPLYHDAIKTVASSDDDSPPARSPNLPSVNNNGMAMNHQGNPRMMGPGNAGPMSALSPLGMNPMGSQPLSHGMPPQMPSPNAPNMGPGMMPHGMMIPPNPQDPGMGNPQMMPQGRMGYPHRSQAYPLTQSPSQQGPFSPHNGPGPQGFPGHPMGFQGEGGPMGGRMGNMPHGGGGDGGMCKPNTPGGPEFNNMQGGFSEADLHEVMRPGASGIPEFDLSRIIPSEKPSQTLSYFPRGGGDNPGGKPPHPSGFPMQGMMGDGPPRMGMSMQGMGGMPGGPGGGMGPQDMPMGNPGHNSMRPPGFMGQGMMGPQHRMMSPGGPGGMMQGRQMAHPGPGGSPNMMMSLQGMGGPPQQTMMMGGQMRPRDMDMGFSPGPGMF